In Thiospirochaeta perfilievii, a single window of DNA contains:
- the flgK gene encoding flagellar hook-associated protein FlgK: MGSTFAGIELGKRSLNANTTALTTIGHNLSNAGTEGYSRQRVKLGTVNPLTDPGLMRPERAGQIGQGVEITSIERIKDNLLENRLISSADEVGFWKAKDTYLYMTEKVYNEVGDSSIRSQLDGFWESWQELSINPELLASKQVVVKRGETLLDSINTRFSGLQEIQTMINDDVKVTVGQVNGLLNNIKDLNEQIVKIEAMGDNPNDLLDKRDLLVKELSQNIEITVDNRDPNEFSVHTKGMHLIQGGIVSGLRAEPNQLNQGFDDIVWDYNGEKVYPKSGKLAGLIELRDVDLRDEINQLDTMTINFVDMVNEVHRESLNPLGETGVDFFTENYFINNISGNYDRNGDGEYDSSFIFRLRGGNKLEPKEQSGLNGVITLPSANGTVDVTYNPNDTVDDIITRINNSGADISASLNRNGQLTFKATPSSNQENPDFVIRSLEDSGEFLVGYAGLLQQSGPDGAYNWEQADSVLQLAAGDSDFSVAPLNNPSGWVTINSRIKADPSVIASGFGNNRDDVNAGDGRAASAIAALRNNDVMIGKYKSFDDYFASTTAEIALKGEQAGISVESHELIMNDLISLQQSVSGVNMDEEMSEMIKFQHGYNAAAKFIAQMDEMMDTIINRMGV; this comes from the coding sequence ATGGGATCTACATTTGCAGGAATAGAATTAGGAAAAAGAAGTTTAAATGCCAATACAACAGCTTTAACAACCATAGGGCACAACCTAAGTAACGCTGGAACAGAGGGTTATAGCAGACAGCGTGTTAAATTAGGAACTGTTAACCCCTTAACTGATCCAGGACTAATGAGACCAGAAAGAGCTGGTCAAATAGGTCAGGGGGTTGAGATTACTTCAATTGAAAGGATAAAAGATAACCTTTTAGAAAACCGACTAATTTCTAGTGCTGATGAGGTAGGTTTTTGGAAGGCAAAAGACACATATTTATATATGACAGAGAAGGTCTATAATGAAGTAGGTGACTCTTCTATTAGGTCCCAATTAGATGGTTTTTGGGAGTCTTGGCAGGAACTATCAATTAATCCTGAACTTTTAGCATCAAAACAAGTTGTTGTTAAAAGGGGTGAAACTCTTTTAGACTCGATAAATACTAGATTTTCTGGACTTCAAGAGATTCAAACAATGATAAATGATGATGTTAAAGTTACAGTTGGACAGGTCAATGGCCTATTAAATAATATTAAAGATTTAAATGAGCAGATAGTTAAGATTGAAGCTATGGGGGATAATCCAAACGACCTTTTAGATAAGAGAGATCTACTTGTTAAAGAGTTATCTCAAAATATTGAAATCACTGTTGATAATAGGGATCCAAATGAGTTTAGCGTACATACAAAGGGGATGCATCTTATTCAGGGGGGTATTGTTTCTGGTTTAAGAGCAGAGCCTAATCAATTGAATCAAGGTTTTGATGATATTGTATGGGACTACAATGGAGAGAAGGTTTATCCTAAAAGTGGAAAATTAGCTGGTCTAATAGAACTTAGGGATGTTGACCTAAGGGATGAGATAAATCAACTAGATACTATGACTATCAACTTTGTTGATATGGTTAATGAGGTTCATAGAGAGTCACTTAACCCTCTTGGAGAGACAGGAGTTGATTTTTTTACTGAGAACTACTTTATAAATAATATTTCAGGTAATTATGACAGAAATGGTGATGGTGAGTATGATTCATCTTTTATCTTTAGATTAAGAGGTGGGAATAAACTTGAACCTAAGGAACAGTCTGGTTTAAATGGAGTTATTACACTGCCTAGCGCCAATGGTACAGTAGATGTTACATATAATCCAAATGATACAGTTGATGATATTATTACTAGAATAAATAATTCTGGAGCTGATATTTCAGCATCATTAAACAGGAATGGCCAACTTACATTTAAGGCTACACCTAGTAGTAATCAGGAAAATCCTGATTTTGTTATTAGAAGTTTAGAGGACTCTGGTGAGTTTTTAGTAGGTTATGCTGGCCTTCTACAACAGTCTGGTCCTGATGGAGCCTATAACTGGGAACAAGCCGATTCTGTTTTACAACTTGCAGCAGGTGACTCAGACTTCTCTGTTGCTCCATTAAATAACCCATCTGGGTGGGTAACCATTAACTCTAGAATTAAAGCTGATCCAAGTGTTATAGCTTCTGGATTTGGTAATAATAGAGATGATGTAAATGCTGGAGATGGTAGGGCTGCTTCTGCAATTGCAGCCTTAAGAAATAATGATGTAATGATAGGGAAATATAAGAGTTTTGATGATTATTTTGCATCTACCACAGCTGAGATTGCCCTAAAGGGTGAACAAGCTGGAATTTCAGTTGAGTCCCATGAACTTATTATGAATGACTTAATATCCCTTCAGCAATCAGTTAGTGGCGTAAATATGGATGAAGAGATGTCCGAGATGATTAAGTTTCAACATGGGTATAACGCTGCGGCAAAATTTATTGCTCAAATGGATGAGATGATGGATACAATAATTAATAGAATGGGAGTATAA
- a CDS encoding flagellar hook-associated protein 3: MRRISTNMPNQDFRYSLSVRNDKLNSVKNGISGQSKITDLRNDPIAAAHSTRLTSNIRHIDRYERNIAHTQEKYAIAEGYMSSGIDVMQRLKELNVQASQGTYNKEDLKIMASEVDQLLGELITIANGRDSDGSTIFSGERSDVEPFEVLMGHVEGKSGVSITEVNYTGTLSNNIVEISENSYVKENFPGNEVFWAENQTVYSSVDSSTYIATEDSNLSINGVDIGITSGDNVHTIIDKINKSDVAVRASLDPVYNSLVLNTTSPHQLMIEDSGNSMESLGILAPNNLAPPNNYNNSARVSGGSLFDAVISLRDNMLKGDVDSIGSKNLGQMELAFNNLTAKQAELGSLDERLNLRSDSLAYTKESNSNFNSLLTDIDMSEAIIEMNMLEYAQKASYQLAGKMFKTSLMDYIR, translated from the coding sequence ATGAGAAGAATAAGTACTAACATGCCTAACCAAGATTTTAGATATAGCTTAAGTGTAAGAAATGATAAATTAAATAGTGTTAAAAATGGCATATCAGGTCAAAGTAAGATAACAGATTTAAGAAATGACCCTATAGCTGCCGCCCACTCTACAAGGTTAACTTCAAATATTAGGCACATAGATAGGTATGAAAGAAATATCGCTCATACCCAGGAGAAATACGCAATTGCAGAGGGGTATATGTCTAGTGGTATCGACGTTATGCAGAGATTAAAAGAGTTAAATGTTCAGGCTTCCCAAGGTACATATAATAAGGAAGATTTAAAAATTATGGCCTCTGAAGTTGACCAACTTCTAGGAGAATTAATAACCATTGCAAATGGAAGGGATTCCGATGGTAGTACTATCTTTTCTGGGGAGAGAAGTGATGTAGAACCCTTTGAAGTTTTAATGGGCCATGTAGAGGGTAAGTCCGGTGTATCCATTACAGAAGTAAATTATACAGGAACACTGTCAAATAATATTGTAGAGATTTCTGAAAACTCATATGTTAAGGAAAATTTTCCAGGGAATGAGGTTTTTTGGGCTGAAAATCAAACAGTATACTCATCTGTAGACTCATCAACTTATATTGCAACAGAGGACTCTAATCTATCAATAAACGGTGTTGATATTGGTATAACTAGTGGAGATAATGTACACACTATTATAGATAAAATTAACAAGTCAGATGTAGCTGTTAGAGCCTCATTAGACCCTGTATATAACTCTTTAGTTTTAAATACAACATCTCCTCATCAATTAATGATCGAAGATAGTGGGAACTCTATGGAGAGTCTAGGTATCTTAGCTCCAAATAATTTAGCACCACCTAATAATTATAATAACTCTGCCAGGGTATCTGGTGGGTCACTTTTTGATGCAGTTATTAGCCTAAGGGATAATATGTTAAAAGGTGATGTAGACTCTATTGGGTCAAAAAACCTAGGTCAAATGGAGTTAGCATTTAATAACCTTACAGCTAAGCAGGCTGAACTAGGTTCATTAGATGAGAGACTAAATTTACGAAGTGATTCCCTTGCTTATACAAAGGAGAGTAATAGTAACTTTAACTCTCTACTAACTGATATTGATATGTCTGAGGCCATTATTGAGATGAATATGTTAGAGTACGCACAAAAGGCTAGCTACCAGTTAGCAGGGAAGATGTTTAAAACTTCTTTAATGGATTATATTAGATAG
- the fliW gene encoding flagellar assembly protein FliW encodes MIIDSKAYGKISVDDKQIFYFEDGLLGFESIKKFALIDASQPPFMWLQSVDVTHLAFIVLDPKIFRDDYDPGLEKEDLEKINIFEENSDVKLVLSIITIPENQNDMTANLQGPVVLNKESLLGKQFISNNDKWGTRHHVMDELAGKRAATC; translated from the coding sequence ATGATAATTGATAGTAAAGCTTATGGTAAAATTTCCGTAGATGATAAACAAATATTTTATTTTGAAGATGGCCTATTGGGTTTTGAAAGTATTAAAAAATTTGCTTTAATAGACGCCTCACAGCCTCCATTTATGTGGCTGCAATCTGTTGATGTAACTCACCTAGCGTTTATAGTTCTAGATCCAAAAATCTTTAGAGATGACTATGATCCTGGATTAGAAAAAGAGGATTTAGAAAAAATAAATATTTTTGAGGAAAATAGCGATGTTAAACTTGTTTTATCTATAATCACAATTCCTGAAAATCAAAATGATATGACAGCTAATCTACAGGGGCCAGTTGTTCTTAATAAAGAGTCTTTATTAGGTAAACAGTTTATTTCAAATAATGATAAGTGGGGAACTAGACACCATGTTATGGATGAATTAGCTGGAAAGAGAGCTGCTACATGCTGA
- the csrA gene encoding carbon storage regulator CsrA, which produces MLILARKKDESIIINDNISISVIEIKGESVKIGIEAPNSVKIYRKEVYDAIQNENKAALNSNVTKLPTNLFNKD; this is translated from the coding sequence ATGCTGATCCTTGCTAGAAAAAAAGATGAGTCCATAATTATAAATGATAATATCTCTATTTCAGTAATAGAGATTAAAGGTGAGAGTGTTAAAATTGGAATTGAAGCCCCAAATAGTGTTAAGATTTACAGGAAAGAGGTCTATGATGCTATTCAAAACGAAAACAAAGCGGCTCTTAATTCCAATGTAACAAAACTTCCAACTAATCTCTTTAATAAAGATTAG